Part of the Catalinimonas alkaloidigena genome, AGAGAACGAACTGCTGATCATTTCTGTCAAGAGCGGCGAGATTGTGCTGCGCACACTGGACCTGGAAAAAGGAACGAGCGATCATCGCGAACTGACGAGCGTAAATCAGATTTCCGATGTCGACATTGCGTCCGATGGCCGTACGCTGGTGCTCAGCGCCGATCAGGACGGGCGGAACGACCTTTACCTCTACGACTGGCGTCGCGGGAAACTGACGCGCCTGACCAACGATCTGTACGACGATCTGTCGCCCCGTTTTCTGCCCAACTCTACCGATCTGGTGTTCAGTTCGAACCGGCCTTTCGCTGCCGATACCGCCACCCTGAGTGAAGTGCAGCTCCTGAAAAAGCTGAAGAACCAACCTGCTCAACTGTTTGTGCTGCGCGACGGTCAGGTCAGTCCGCTGGCCGATGAGCCGATTTTCGGGACGCAGCCGGTACCGTTGGTCGGGGGCGATCTTCTGTTTCTGAGTGCGCAGAGCGGGATTCGTAGCCTCTACCGTTACCAGCCCGCCGCCGCCCGCACCATTCAATTGTCCGATTTTCGGCAGAACATTCTGGCGTACGATGCCCGGGGCAACGAGACGCTCAAGCTGGCGTTTCAGATGCGCAACGACGAGCGCGAGTACATGTATTACGAACCCAGTTTTGCGGCTCAGCAAGAAGTACGCACGCAGGCCACTAACCGACAGTCATCGGCCAATGTAGATGACCCGACCCGTACCGAAAAAGGCAGTGCGACGACACCGGGCGCTGCACCGACACCAACGGACGACGACCAGGCCCTGAGTCCGGAAGAGATCGACATCAACCACTACGTTTTCGAATCCGAGAAAGGCACCACGCCCGATGAGCAACCCGAAGAAGTGGCACCGGAGCCGCGTCCTACGTTTGTAGAAGGCCCCGCGCCCGAGGTCGTGATCCGCGGGCCGTACAAGTACACCAATCGCCTCAGTACCGACCAGGTGGTCTCCTCGTTTTATGTGGACCCGCTGCGGGTGTTAGGGTTGGGGATTCTGATCGAAACGGGCATGACGGACATGTTCGAGAATCATAAGATTCGGATCGGGGTGCTGCCCTTTACCAACAATTTGTTACAAAGCAGCCGCATTTACGGCGAATACCAGTACCTGAAAAAGCGGGTGGACTTTCGGGTGAAAGGCCGGCGCGAAATCATTTACCACCGACTGGAAGACGACCGGGCCTACCGGTATGCGCTGGCGCGTTTCGATGCCGAGGCGTCTTATCCCTTCTCGGTGGCCAGTCGGATCAGCGGCGGTCCGCTTTACGCCCGCACCAAACTGTCGGACGAAAGTGGCATCAACCAGATTTACACGCCTGACAAAAACGAAAACTACGCGGGGGCGCAGGTCGAGTACGTGTTCGACAATACCTTGTCCGGGGGGCTGAACATCCTGACCGGAACGCGGGTGCGCGCCCGCTTCGAACACCTCTGGAACTGGCAGAACCCCAACAAAAGCTTCGGCAACTTCTTTGTTGATGCCCGGCATTACCAACCCCTGCACCGCAACATCGTGCTGGCGCTGCGCGGTTTCTACGGCACCTTTACGGGCGGGAGCTCGGCCAAAAACTACCTGCTGGGGGGAATGGACAACTGGCTGTTTTCCAGCACCAACACCACCAACAAAGCGGACGACCCCTTGGGCACACCGCCGTCGGGCATTACGTCTACCACCGACCGCGTCGACTGGCTTTTCAACCGATTTGCGACGAACCTGCGCGGCTTCAGCTACAATACCCTGTATGGGCACAGTGTGCTGCTGTTCAATGCCGAGCTGCGCATTCCGCTGGTGCGGTATTTCTACCGCGGGCCTATCTCGTCGGCCTTTTTCCGCAACCTGCAACTGGTGGCGTTTACTGATGTGGGCTCAGCCTGGACGGGCGGTTCGCCCTTCAACCGCAACAACAGCCTGAACACCCAACGCCTGCCGCTGCCGCCGGAAAACTCGTTCGAAATTACGGTGATCAACTACCGCAATCCGTTCCTGACGGGCTATGGCGCGGGCGTGCGCACCGTGCTGCTGGGCTATTTTGTGAAGTTTGATGTAGCCTGGGGCATGCAAGACTACAAAGTGCTGGATCCGAAACTGTACCTGACACTGGGTTATGATTTCTAAATCGTCAGGGAAATCGGATGCTTAAACAGAAAAGGCAGGTTCTACGACCTGCCTTTTTTATGGGTTAGCGCCTGGGCAGCGCAATTAACTCTGGAACTGTAGTGCCTTCGCCACCACTGACTCGAACAAGGCGCGTCCGTCCGTGTTGCTCAGGGCTTCGTCGGCGGCACGTTCAGGGTGTGGCATCATGCCAAATACATTTCGCTCCGCATTGCATACCCCCGCGATGTGTTCGATCGAACCGTTCATGTTCGCCTCGGGCGTAAGCTGACCGGATGCGTCGCAGTAGCGGAACAGAATCTGGTCATTTTCGTTGAGCTGACGCAGCGTGGCCTCGTCGGCATAGTACCGCCCTTCGGCGTGTGCCACCGGAATTTTGTAAGCTTTCTGCAGGTCGAGGGCGGCCGTCAGGGGCGAGCGGTCGGTCTGCGGACGGATGTACACGTTTTTGCAGATAAACTTCTGCTCTACGTTGCGCAGCAGCGCCCCCGGGACCAGACCGGCCTCCGTCAGAATCTGGAATCCGTTGCAAATCCCCATCAGCATACCGCCGTTCTGCGCGTGCGCAATGACCGGCTCCATGATCGGAGAGAAGCGGGCAATCGCTCCCGAACGGAGGTAGTCACCGTACGAAAAACCGCCGGGTAACACAATCACATCGCAGCCTTGCAGGTCAGTATCCTTGTGCCAGAGACGTACCGTTTCCAGCTGCATCACGCGGCTCAGGACGTAGACCATGTCTTCGTCGCAGTTGGAGCCAGGAAAAATGACAACACCAAATTTCATTACTTGCAAAGATAGGGTTTCCGCTGTTTCTTGTGCAGTTTTACGAATATTGCAGGCAATATTCTAATCAGTACGTATGATTTTATCCATGACCGGTTACGGCTCTGCGGCCGTCGAGACCGAACAGTTCAGTATTACAGTAGAAGTGAAGGCGCTAAACTCGAAATTTCTGGATTTGGCCCTCCGTCTGCCTCGTGCGTTGAACGACCGCGAGCCGGAAGTGCGACAACTGGTCGCCCAGCGCCTGGAACGCGGAAAGATCGCCCTCATCGTCGACATCCAGGACAAGAGCGCCAATCGTGGGAAAGTACAGATCAACCAGGCGCTGCTGCGGGAATATTACGAAACGATCCGCACCGCCGCCGCGGAGCTGGG contains:
- the purQ gene encoding phosphoribosylformylglycinamidine synthase subunit PurQ, with translation MKFGVVIFPGSNCDEDMVYVLSRVMQLETVRLWHKDTDLQGCDVIVLPGGFSYGDYLRSGAIARFSPIMEPVIAHAQNGGMLMGICNGFQILTEAGLVPGALLRNVEQKFICKNVYIRPQTDRSPLTAALDLQKAYKIPVAHAEGRYYADEATLRQLNENDQILFRYCDASGQLTPEANMNGSIEHIAGVCNAERNVFGMMPHPERAADEALSNTDGRALFESVVAKALQFQS